The Monodelphis domestica isolate mMonDom1 chromosome 7, mMonDom1.pri, whole genome shotgun sequence genome window below encodes:
- the LOC103094545 gene encoding E3 ubiquitin-protein ligase Midline-1-like isoform X1 — protein sequence MEALGKVLSCPVCLDLFTPPVLVLSCSHNFCKQCLEQILLCQNCTHVNGQFCCPVCRKVIYLRGRGTNGLQRNILAENILEKFKDELETIHAKEQNQLAQMCEKHGEIMNLMCLSDDEPICGICKLFGDHKPHRIAKISEAYSARKVSFAEDIQLVLQKSESTTQATEETEKLISELITSTADTRAMIDTIGSSLLNGIKFRIATLKKKLDNEHSTKLEKLQLVARELQAPRQLYQQMKTLLEQHLNAVQFLHEDKKLRTEMERLMEGNSLPKVPVKDNISIRHYFQELIKGMNITDFVLAKTDQVLMNAAELCEAWQSGCSTQSSLSGDISDEIFCKSVLGLFRKPNEKEPNLPRNPSCSACSPSTTVSPTQENDSGSKESTV from the exons ATGGAGGCTTTGGGGAAGGTACTTTCCTGTCCAGTGTGTTTGGATCTGTTCACCCCACCCGTTCTTGTCCTTTCTTGTTCCCACAACTTCTGCAAACAGTGCCTGGAGCAGATACTTCTCTGCCAGAATTGCACCCACGTGAATGGGCAGTTTTGCTGTCCAGTGTGCAGGAAA GTCATATATTTGAGAGGAAGGGGGACGAATGGTTTGCAGAGGAACATTTTGGCAGAAAACATACTGGAAAAATTTAAAGATGAACTGGAAACTATCCATGCCAAGGAGCAAAACCAGCTCGCTCAAATGTGTGAAAAACATGGAGAAATTATGAATCTG ATGTGCCTGAGTGATGATGAACCAATATGTGGAATCTGCAAACTCTTTGGTGACCATAAACCTCACAGGATTGCAAAAATATCAGAAGCATATTCAGCGAGGAAAGTTAGCTTTGCCGAGGATATACAGCTGGTACTTCAGAAATCTGAAAGCACAACTCAAGCAACAGAG GAAACGGAAAAACTGATCAGTGAGCTCATCACCAGCACAGCAGACACTCGAGCTATGATCGACACCATTGGAAGTAGCCTATTAAATGGTATCAAATTTAGAATTGCCAccttgaaaaagaaattagacaATGAACACTCTACCAAGTTAGAGAAATTACAGCTTGTTGCCAGGGAACTTCAAGCCCCTAGACAGCTATATCAACAGATGAAAACCCTCCTGGAACAACATTTGAATGCAGTACAGTTCCTTCACGAAGATAAAAAGCTCAGGACAGAAATGGAGAGACTTATGGAAGGCAACTCTCTCCCAAAGGTGCCAGTAAAAGATAACATTTCAATCAGGCACTATTTTCAAGAGCTCATCAAAGGCATGAACATTACTGATTTTGTCCTCGCTAAAACTGACCAGGTGTTGATGAATGCTGCTGAACTGTGCGAGGCCTGGCAGTCAGGGTGTTCAACACAGAGCAGTTTGTCAGGAGATATTTCAGATGAAATTTTCTGCAAGTCCGTGTTGGGTTTATTTCGGAAACCAAATGAAAAGGAACCTAATCTTCCTCGAAACCCATCTTGTTCAGCCTGTAGTCCATCTACTACCGTTAGCCCTACACAGGAAAATGATTCTGGGTCAAAAGAGTCAACAGTATAA
- the LOC103094545 gene encoding E3 ubiquitin-protein ligase TRIM13-like isoform X2 gives MEALGKVLSCPVCLDLFTPPVLVLSCSHNFCKQCLEQILLCQNCTHVNGQFCCPVCRKMCLSDDEPICGICKLFGDHKPHRIAKISEAYSARKVSFAEDIQLVLQKSESTTQATEETEKLISELITSTADTRAMIDTIGSSLLNGIKFRIATLKKKLDNEHSTKLEKLQLVARELQAPRQLYQQMKTLLEQHLNAVQFLHEDKKLRTEMERLMEGNSLPKVPVKDNISIRHYFQELIKGMNITDFVLAKTDQVLMNAAELCEAWQSGCSTQSSLSGDISDEIFCKSVLGLFRKPNEKEPNLPRNPSCSACSPSTTVSPTQENDSGSKESTV, from the exons ATGGAGGCTTTGGGGAAGGTACTTTCCTGTCCAGTGTGTTTGGATCTGTTCACCCCACCCGTTCTTGTCCTTTCTTGTTCCCACAACTTCTGCAAACAGTGCCTGGAGCAGATACTTCTCTGCCAGAATTGCACCCACGTGAATGGGCAGTTTTGCTGTCCAGTGTGCAGGAAA ATGTGCCTGAGTGATGATGAACCAATATGTGGAATCTGCAAACTCTTTGGTGACCATAAACCTCACAGGATTGCAAAAATATCAGAAGCATATTCAGCGAGGAAAGTTAGCTTTGCCGAGGATATACAGCTGGTACTTCAGAAATCTGAAAGCACAACTCAAGCAACAGAG GAAACGGAAAAACTGATCAGTGAGCTCATCACCAGCACAGCAGACACTCGAGCTATGATCGACACCATTGGAAGTAGCCTATTAAATGGTATCAAATTTAGAATTGCCAccttgaaaaagaaattagacaATGAACACTCTACCAAGTTAGAGAAATTACAGCTTGTTGCCAGGGAACTTCAAGCCCCTAGACAGCTATATCAACAGATGAAAACCCTCCTGGAACAACATTTGAATGCAGTACAGTTCCTTCACGAAGATAAAAAGCTCAGGACAGAAATGGAGAGACTTATGGAAGGCAACTCTCTCCCAAAGGTGCCAGTAAAAGATAACATTTCAATCAGGCACTATTTTCAAGAGCTCATCAAAGGCATGAACATTACTGATTTTGTCCTCGCTAAAACTGACCAGGTGTTGATGAATGCTGCTGAACTGTGCGAGGCCTGGCAGTCAGGGTGTTCAACACAGAGCAGTTTGTCAGGAGATATTTCAGATGAAATTTTCTGCAAGTCCGTGTTGGGTTTATTTCGGAAACCAAATGAAAAGGAACCTAATCTTCCTCGAAACCCATCTTGTTCAGCCTGTAGTCCATCTACTACCGTTAGCCCTACACAGGAAAATGATTCTGGGTCAAAAGAGTCAACAGTATAA